In one window of Spartinivicinus marinus DNA:
- a CDS encoding YaaC family protein: MSETKDKTLKYEYNAVRFTFVQCDVCQARLLSSDAWSYLTYYLLSKAKESESNSHEADLPQWERAGYYADLAENFFIASKAVKLPAKATLIYYSMLNLVKCFLSTKGVELEKKTEHHGLKITDEGKAVKISQKKNDMVNIFAEFAEILETPVDSGEIQLLKLLRNIPEIHGLCCNLESDDDKSKLLPINISFMTNPDHNLMYTQISYQKEQENKAKTEKFYRGERKDYFRKIDDHSAEYSNSPKGIKEEGRITYISKKYEKYTKKSINTPYKKILGEYNQFKIVSILTRAEGYRYYVDLEPLNWHFLCTSLAAMFYLGSAARYRPHDIKEVMKGEMRPLITELVRISPTQFLYHLVSLITNRECVIPFSAVD; the protein is encoded by the coding sequence ATGTCAGAAACTAAAGATAAAACCTTAAAATACGAGTATAATGCTGTTCGTTTTACATTTGTGCAATGCGATGTATGCCAGGCACGCTTGTTATCATCGGATGCATGGTCTTATTTAACTTATTATTTACTATCTAAAGCAAAGGAATCAGAAAGTAACAGCCACGAAGCGGACCTTCCTCAATGGGAGCGTGCAGGTTACTACGCAGACTTGGCAGAGAACTTTTTTATTGCTTCCAAAGCAGTCAAGTTACCTGCTAAGGCTACCTTAATTTACTACAGTATGCTGAATTTAGTTAAATGTTTTCTTTCAACTAAAGGAGTTGAGCTTGAAAAAAAGACAGAGCATCATGGATTAAAAATTACTGATGAAGGGAAAGCTGTAAAGATAAGCCAGAAAAAAAACGACATGGTTAATATATTTGCTGAATTTGCTGAAATATTAGAAACACCTGTAGATTCTGGAGAAATACAACTGCTCAAATTATTAAGAAACATACCTGAAATACATGGTCTCTGCTGCAATCTAGAATCGGATGATGATAAAAGTAAATTATTGCCTATTAATATCTCTTTTATGACTAATCCAGACCATAACCTTATGTATACGCAGATTTCATACCAAAAAGAACAGGAAAATAAAGCTAAAACTGAAAAGTTTTATAGAGGAGAAAGGAAAGATTATTTTAGAAAAATAGATGACCACAGTGCTGAGTACAGTAATAGTCCTAAAGGAATAAAAGAAGAAGGCCGCATAACTTATATAAGTAAAAAATACGAGAAATATACTAAAAAATCTATAAATACACCTTATAAAAAAATCCTAGGAGAGTATAACCAATTTAAAATTGTTTCTATTTTGACAAGAGCTGAAGGTTATAGATACTATGTCGACTTGGAGCCTCTAAATTGGCATTTTTTATGTACATCACTAGCAGCTATGTTCTATTTAGGCTCAGCAGCACGTTACAGGCCCCATGATATTAAAGAGGTTATGAAAGGTGAAATGAGACCTCTTATCACTGAGCTAGTACGAATTTCTCCGACACAATTCTTGTATCACTTAGTTTCCTTGATTACTAATCGTGAGTGTGTAATACCATTCTCTGCTGTTGATTAA